DNA from Roseimicrobium sp. ORNL1:
GAGACCGGTTGGAGCAAGGGTGGCGGCGAAGGCCTGGCCATTCTGACCAGCCCGAGCTCTTCTCCCACGCGCACCGCGCTGTATCAGGAGTTCACCAAGACTTATCCGAAGGCGAAAGTATTCGTCTACAGCCCTGTGGCTGGCGCTGGTGAAGCAGCGGTTGTGAAGGCCAGCCTTGGCGAGAACGTGCATCTCGTGCCGAACTTCGAAAAGGCAGAGCGCATCTTCTCCCTCGACAGCGACTTCCTCGGTCTCGATGCCTCGTCCGACAACGGCACGAAGCAGTTCATGAAGTGGCGCGGCCCCTCCAGCAAGGAGGACAAGATGAATCGCCTCTATGTGCTCGAGAACCGCTTCACCCTCACGGGTGGCATCTCGGATCACCGCCTGCCGGTGGCTGCCAGCATGATTCCGCAGGCTGCTGCAGTGCTCGCGGAAGAACTGGGCAAGGCTCTTGGCAATGCCGCTCTTTCCCAGTCCGCCTCGGCTCTCGCCGCTGGTGCGAGTGAAGATCTTCGCAAGTGGGTCGCCATTGCAGCGAAAGACCTCGCAGAGCAGAAGGGCAAGTCCCTCGTGCTCGCCGGCGCCCGTCAGGGTGAGGCCGTGCAGGCTCTCGTGCTGAGCATCAACCAGGCGCTTGGTGCCATTGGTGCCACGCTGGACACCTTCACCGTGGATGCTGTGAAGTCCGCTGGCGACGTCGCCGCTCTCGTGGCTGACATCAAGGCCAACAAGTTCAAACAGCTCATCATCACGGCAGACAGCGATCCTGCCTACGACGTCCCCGGCTTTGAAGAAGCCGTGAAGGGCGCCAAGGAAATGGGTGTGGTGCAGCTCGCGCTCCGCCCGAACTACACCGGACGCATTGCCGATTGGGTGCTTCCCGCGGCGCACTACCTCGAGTCCTGGGGCGATGCCCGCACCTCGAACGGCACCTACGGCATCGCGCAGCCGATGATTCAGCCGCTCTTCGGTGGCGCTTCGGAAATCGAACTTCTGCTGGCCATGCTTGGCCGCAAGCGCATCGGTCCGGCTCCTGCACCGGCTCCGGTTGCTGCCGCCGCTCCTGCGGATCCCAAGGCCGCACCTGCTCCTGCCCCGGCGCCCGCCGCGGAGGAGTCTGATCCTGCCTATGAAGCCGTGAAGGTCACCTTCGCGAAGCTCGCGGGCGGCTGGGACCAGGAAAAGTGGGACATCACCCTGCGTGACGGTTTCCTCGCCGGTTCTACTGCTACCAAGGCCACCGCTTCTGTGAACGTAGGCGCGCTCGGCACCATCATTGGCAATGCCAAGAGCGCCGCCGCTCCCACCAAGGAAGCGTTTGAAGTCGTCCTCACCGCTGACGCCAGCGTCTTTGACGGTCGCTACACCGACAACGCCTGGCTGCAGGAAGCTCCGGATCCCATCACGAAGCTGACTTGGGACAACGCTGCCTGGATGAGCGTCCGCACCTTCCGCGAGCTCGGTCTCAAGGAAGATGGCGACATGGTCAAGGTCACCGTGAACGGCAAGGAGCTGACGCTCGCCGTCGTGCAGTGCCCCGGTCATGCGCACAACTCCGTGACCATCCCGCTGGGCTACGGCCAGAAGGCCGCCAGCGCCGTTGGCAAGGATCGTGGTTTCAATGCCTATCCGCTGCGCAACAGCACGAGCGATTTCATCCTGACCGGCGCCAAGGTTGAGGATGCCAAGGATCATTACCAGCTGGCCATCACCCAGGACACCTACACCATGGAAGCCCGCGCTCAGGTGCGCGAAGGTTCCAAGGCCCGCTTCGAGGAGAACGAAACCTTCGCCGCGACCGAAGGTATGGACTCCCACATTCCGCCGGTGCTGACCCTCTACAAGGGTCGCGTGGGCGTGAAGAGCGAGGAGAATCCTCACGGTTTCGACTACGAGAACGAGCACCAGTGGGGCATGGTCATTGACCTCTCCAAGTGCCTTGGTTGCTCCGCTTGCATCGTGGCCTGCCAGAGCGAGAACAACATCGCGGTGGTCGGCAAGGAACAGGTGCGCATGGGCCGCGTGATGCAGTGGATCCGCATGGACCGCTACTTCTCCACCAGCGACGACGTCACGACCGATCCGAGCCTCGAAGAACTGGACAATCCGGAAATGGTCAGCCAGCCGGTGGCCTGCCAGCAGTGCGAAGCCGCTCCGTGCGAAACGGTCTGCCCGGTGAACGCCACGGTGCACACGGAAGAAGGCCTGAATGCGATGGCCTACAACCGCTGCATCGGTACCCGCTACTGCGCAAACAACTGCCCGTATACCGCCCGCCGCTTCAATTTCTTCGATTGGAACAAGCGCAATCCGTTCATCAAGACGGAAGTGCTTGGCATCAAGATGAACAACTTGAAGGCCGGCCCGCTGGGCGAGAGAGCCCCGCAGGAAGTGCAGCAGCTTCAGAAGAACCCGAACGTCACCGTGCGTATGCGTGGTGTCATCGAGAAGTGCACCTACTGCGTGCAGCGCCTTGAAGAAGCGAAGATCCGCCAGCGCCGTATCGTCAAGGACGACGCCACCAGGCTGCGCATCCCTGAAGGCTCTCTCAAGGTGGCCTGTCAGGCTGGTTGCGCCGCGGATGCCATCTCCTTCGGTGACCTCGCCAATCCGGAAAGCGCCGTGGTCAAGGCCAAGGCCAACCCGCGCAATTACGAAGTGCTGAAGTACATCGGCACGCGTC
Protein-coding regions in this window:
- a CDS encoding TAT-variant-translocated molybdopterin oxidoreductase, with product MKRIWNHPEVKSERRYWRSLGEYQQTPEFTEKLGREFDPGLAQGEKQGEGEGETRRDFMKVIGGIAAMAGLASCRRPVEKILPFTKHVEWIIPGKALLYATSMPRPWGATPMVVVTHEGRPTHLQGNPHHPGGGGLDIFAQASVLDLYNDNRIKHPTRKKKEHSWGQFQKELRQWNETGWSKGGGEGLAILTSPSSSPTRTALYQEFTKTYPKAKVFVYSPVAGAGEAAVVKASLGENVHLVPNFEKAERIFSLDSDFLGLDASSDNGTKQFMKWRGPSSKEDKMNRLYVLENRFTLTGGISDHRLPVAASMIPQAAAVLAEELGKALGNAALSQSASALAAGASEDLRKWVAIAAKDLAEQKGKSLVLAGARQGEAVQALVLSINQALGAIGATLDTFTVDAVKSAGDVAALVADIKANKFKQLIITADSDPAYDVPGFEEAVKGAKEMGVVQLALRPNYTGRIADWVLPAAHYLESWGDARTSNGTYGIAQPMIQPLFGGASEIELLLAMLGRKRIGPAPAPAPVAAAAPADPKAAPAPAPAPAAEESDPAYEAVKVTFAKLAGGWDQEKWDITLRDGFLAGSTATKATASVNVGALGTIIGNAKSAAAPTKEAFEVVLTADASVFDGRYTDNAWLQEAPDPITKLTWDNAAWMSVRTFRELGLKEDGDMVKVTVNGKELTLAVVQCPGHAHNSVTIPLGYGQKAASAVGKDRGFNAYPLRNSTSDFILTGAKVEDAKDHYQLAITQDTYTMEARAQVREGSKARFEENETFAATEGMDSHIPPVLTLYKGRVGVKSEENPHGFDYENEHQWGMVIDLSKCLGCSACIVACQSENNIAVVGKEQVRMGRVMQWIRMDRYFSTSDDVTTDPSLEELDNPEMVSQPVACQQCEAAPCETVCPVNATVHTEEGLNAMAYNRCIGTRYCANNCPYTARRFNFFDWNKRNPFIKTEVLGIKMNNLKAGPLGERAPQEVQQLQKNPNVTVRMRGVIEKCTYCVQRLEEAKIRQRRIVKDDATRLRIPEGSLKVACQAGCAADAISFGDLANPESAVVKAKANPRNYEVLKYIGTRPRTSYLARIRNVNEELLKLDTRARRAGEASKFNI